A window of Actinobacillus suis ATCC 33415 contains these coding sequences:
- a CDS encoding hemagglutinin repeat-containing protein, giving the protein MNKHRYKLIFSKMLKCLIPVSENIKSAAGKSPSSVNGEIKANAATISELKSQLSPLSILVNNVLSPTKIVITRAALTALFSQVLLAPFALATPDAIVDPAFQDKTQIKQLDNKTIIVDIANPEHDGVSDNRFQRFNIPNSAVFNNNFNKDGKSQIVGDIERNKNLTSGEARTILSQVTGKEQSTLRGGLEVSGGKADLLIINPNGVTLNGVQAINSNRLTVSTSNVIDPKNGLNLDVGQGKILIDSNGVATDGLAYFDIVSKTIELKGAVKSKNKETDVRLLAGGSKYDVKNRTFQSKGNLANKPGQDIAISGSDLGAMNGRNIELITTDFGAGVSHKGALTSRENIRISSLGHIELGGPAKAGEKFDAQTLGNINVGNAVSAKNVNLDSSGNSITLSKKAQINAQEQATLTAKDNITLGNGTSIASKHGKLKAGNNLKTEKDSKISASETLTLDSTNAQLAGVINANKATLTFDSFKNTGNITTEDELNITTDSLYDNQGNLVSNNNAKIQFGKNRDKDFNSKKHKLAQTKNNLIVLGRNAHIEKNYDVENFGKIKFGFTNNFTNEGAILSNDGISVAADEIDNKGFIGAKNIVNLFAGKHITNQASGFVHSEKGDINLNAPFYVFNYGVLSAGHDVNVYSHKFQNRTVLAGNPRFSLDQKYRQLNDYTYRQRGSTYDTYTFKFLKGLNQFDLSDLKTQSVGRVKAGHGFNFYQDFDTNWKSKEIDESVKEKFRHLAEDADLAGIVTQTKVNAPDGDYNFLNQGIINTQNNLTVYANKGLNDGASKQLSVQQYFKQGIPFYLEHFREWHGIPVPLTYAHFLDFSSLDEFFDSIIDGKQIYDINPLGVFKALAKVDDPTFQKMMSAVFGPDWKGTTYESYHNLVSRWKAFKENPNKAPVQSFYGNQKALLLSGNVDLNIQDLGNGNNADKGTYDQKQELDIGKHKLEIDQGNFKPLEFEKREDNDIDTETLEELLNNPYIFVPKPQPKPNVPKVQPDVSPKTQPDVAPKADMPKTQPDTTPKAQPDAPKAQPKSDGNRTLNNLYQTRAGYINQDEYYGIKHFFDKVKPDDHNDYNVIGDNYFQHQLITRSLEKKIGNYYQRTNKLTDKEAVGKLMDNAKAEAEKLGLEIGKPLTDAQRAALKSDIIWYVKTKLNGQEVLIPQVYLSKQTIADAEKAQGSGSGSIVADNTKVRSEDFYNAGQVSSSEKNDIKAENKVINHGGSISGKNNRIEGKRGIDSTSKSYIDDKGNQIAEKNAHIEAEKHNSLITDKDADINLKNSVTESKTSYVHTRDLNLKDQHTVKSESKTEDLHAKSGRVIGGKNTTTKEATSEGASFKAGHSHLAVHRNFNQEGSDYESDKTTGVVKGKYDTKAGKNISHTESVESTISLGSDVSGGFGGYSFKAGYSDDEGTTVKTDTNSSQSNLQAQGSLTFKTERNKRTELTHRNSTFKANKGKLNVLGEANIGGVDINADPNGPGEDNAQDQANDNTAQTSQNSAANPNATGGTAKKVGKPKLPRKLTEQEINENFKEKDESFYEEEAKKSETDNSGFHLVAKKITSEKQKNEIDEESQSSSLSLQVQGNVGSGALSAASNAVKGIREQDNGKLASPSKALQHASDAFKAATGPLVNGSVGASVRSEYKESQSNTKSDNRTRLGGKTTLVAQDGDVDLTAVDTDSNSDLTTKASGSVNYNAGKTETTKSSTQRNAGVSASVGGACTVAGCFANGSLGVSGGYKSSNESSTTYQNSKFRGKSHKVEAGGDFNLNGANVDADKVDLNVQGKTRVNSLQDTKTEKHHSFDANLSLTGSLNSNGFENPGIRAGIGGGFGSESKAKVGEKSGISANQLSGQINDLETSGGYVVDKTNSGGLTVNGDITSKTLTDHHDKGGYTGGATLGFKDDYSLSQAIVSGGQEDQVHYKSEHGSAISGITHLGKKEGNITDSVDKTEKVLRDDKIQGGKFDFDVLKLKKERESLTKKPKKEESETANRSADNSARPRLERSASTPTPQAERPTLNRSNSASGNLSSDRTASRGQVENGSNRPQLNRSLSTPERGNADTASRGRSNSTGGIASPREQRSPQAQANNNVTPPRGNAVPTPRGRSDSFAGTGGDRPTPRARSNSVGNEPSQPFAKPTPQVNNNAAPTPAPRARSNSFAGTDGDRPTPRARSNSVGNEASQPFAKPTPQVNNNAAPTPAPRARSNSFAGTDGDRNEASQPFAKPTPQVNNNAAPTPAPRARSNSFAGTESDRPTPRARSNSVGNEASQPFAKLTPQVNNNAAPTPAPRARSNSFAGTESDRPTPRARSNSVGSEASQPFAKPTPQVNNNAAPTPAPRARANSEGGLSIEQPQPRPRTHSIS; this is encoded by the coding sequence ATGAATAAACATCGTTATAAACTCATTTTTAGTAAAATGCTAAAATGTTTAATTCCGGTGTCGGAAAATATTAAATCAGCAGCAGGTAAGTCGCCTTCATCAGTAAATGGCGAAATCAAAGCCAATGCTGCAACGATTTCCGAACTTAAAAGCCAATTATCACCGCTGTCGATATTGGTAAATAATGTTCTTTCACCAACCAAAATTGTGATTACACGAGCAGCGCTCACAGCATTGTTCAGCCAAGTGTTACTTGCGCCTTTTGCGCTTGCAACACCGGATGCGATTGTTGATCCTGCATTCCAAGATAAAACACAAATCAAGCAGTTAGATAATAAAACTATTATTGTAGATATTGCTAACCCAGAACATGATGGTGTTTCAGATAACCGTTTCCAACGTTTTAATATACCGAACAGTGCGGTATTTAATAATAACTTTAATAAAGACGGTAAATCTCAAATTGTAGGTGATATTGAGCGTAATAAAAATTTAACCTCAGGTGAAGCCAGAACAATCCTTAGCCAAGTAACAGGTAAAGAGCAATCAACCTTACGTGGCGGTTTAGAAGTTTCTGGTGGAAAAGCCGATCTTTTAATTATTAACCCTAATGGTGTGACATTAAATGGTGTGCAAGCTATAAATAGTAATCGCTTAACCGTTTCGACTAGTAATGTAATTGATCCGAAAAATGGGCTTAATCTAGATGTCGGACAAGGTAAAATTCTGATTGATAGCAATGGTGTGGCAACAGACGGCTTAGCCTATTTTGATATCGTTTCTAAAACGATTGAATTAAAAGGTGCTGTTAAGTCAAAAAATAAAGAAACGGATGTTCGTTTGCTTGCCGGTGGAAGTAAGTATGACGTTAAAAATCGTACTTTCCAAAGTAAAGGGAATTTAGCCAATAAACCGGGCCAAGACATTGCCATTTCTGGTAGTGATTTAGGTGCAATGAATGGTCGCAATATTGAATTAATTACAACGGACTTTGGTGCGGGGGTATCGCATAAAGGCGCATTAACTTCTCGAGAAAATATTCGTATTTCAAGTTTAGGTCATATTGAATTAGGTGGTCCGGCTAAAGCAGGTGAAAAATTTGATGCTCAAACTTTAGGTAATATCAATGTCGGCAATGCAGTATCTGCTAAAAATGTTAATTTAGATTCTTCAGGCAATTCCATTACGCTTTCTAAAAAAGCGCAAATAAACGCGCAAGAACAGGCGACCTTAACAGCCAAAGATAACATTACATTAGGCAATGGCACATCAATTGCTAGCAAGCACGGTAAGCTTAAAGCAGGTAACAATTTAAAAACAGAGAAAGATAGTAAAATTTCTGCTTCTGAAACATTAACCTTAGATTCTACTAATGCTCAATTAGCCGGTGTAATTAATGCGAATAAAGCAACCCTAACTTTCGATAGCTTCAAAAATACGGGTAATATTACAACTGAAGATGAACTCAATATTACGACAGATTCGTTATACGACAACCAAGGTAATTTAGTAAGTAATAACAACGCTAAAATTCAATTTGGTAAAAACCGTGATAAAGATTTTAATTCTAAAAAGCACAAATTAGCTCAAACTAAAAACAATCTTATTGTTTTAGGTCGCAATGCACATATTGAGAAAAACTATGATGTAGAAAACTTCGGTAAGATTAAGTTTGGTTTTACCAATAATTTTACTAATGAAGGCGCTATTTTAAGTAACGATGGTATTAGTGTTGCAGCCGATGAAATTGATAATAAAGGTTTTATTGGGGCAAAAAATATTGTGAATTTATTTGCCGGAAAACATATTACCAACCAAGCTAGTGGATTTGTACATTCAGAAAAAGGTGATATTAATTTAAATGCGCCGTTCTATGTATTCAACTATGGCGTTCTTTCTGCTGGCCATGATGTAAATGTATATTCGCATAAATTCCAAAACCGTACGGTATTAGCAGGTAATCCGCGTTTTAGTTTAGATCAAAAATACCGCCAGCTAAATGATTACACTTATCGTCAAAGAGGTTCAACTTATGACACTTATACCTTTAAATTCCTAAAAGGGCTTAACCAATTCGATTTATCTGATTTAAAAACACAATCGGTAGGTCGAGTTAAAGCGGGCCATGGGTTTAATTTCTATCAAGATTTTGATACTAACTGGAAATCAAAAGAAATTGATGAGTCAGTGAAGGAAAAATTCCGTCATTTAGCAGAAGATGCGGATCTGGCGGGGATTGTAACCCAAACTAAGGTAAATGCACCTGACGGTGATTATAACTTCCTTAATCAAGGCATAATTAATACACAGAATAATCTGACCGTGTATGCAAATAAAGGATTAAATGATGGAGCATCAAAACAGCTTAGCGTTCAACAATATTTCAAGCAAGGAATACCATTTTATTTAGAACATTTCCGCGAATGGCATGGAATCCCAGTTCCGTTGACTTATGCACATTTTTTAGACTTTAGCTCATTAGATGAGTTTTTTGATTCTATTATAGATGGCAAACAAATATATGATATTAATCCGCTCGGTGTCTTTAAGGCATTAGCTAAAGTAGATGATCCTACATTCCAAAAAATGATGTCCGCAGTATTCGGTCCAGACTGGAAAGGTACTACTTATGAGTCATATCATAATTTAGTTAGCAGATGGAAAGCATTTAAAGAAAATCCAAATAAAGCACCGGTACAGAGCTTCTATGGTAACCAAAAAGCACTTCTCTTGTCAGGGAATGTTGATTTAAATATCCAAGATTTAGGCAATGGTAATAATGCGGATAAAGGTACTTATGATCAAAAACAAGAGCTAGATATTGGTAAGCATAAACTTGAGATTGATCAAGGCAACTTTAAACCTTTGGAATTTGAGAAACGTGAAGATAACGACATTGATACGGAAACGTTAGAAGAGTTGCTCAATAATCCATATATTTTTGTGCCGAAGCCACAACCTAAACCTAATGTACCTAAAGTACAGCCAGATGTGTCGCCAAAAACACAGCCGGATGTAGCACCAAAGGCTGATATGCCAAAAACACAACCGGATACGACACCGAAGGCTCAGCCGGATGCACCGAAAGCGCAACCTAAGTCAGATGGCAATCGTACACTCAATAATTTATATCAAACACGTGCGGGTTATATTAATCAAGACGAGTATTACGGTATAAAACACTTCTTTGATAAGGTTAAGCCGGATGATCATAATGATTATAACGTTATTGGAGACAACTATTTCCAACATCAGTTGATTACTCGCTCACTTGAGAAAAAAATTGGTAATTACTATCAACGAACCAATAAATTGACGGATAAAGAAGCTGTTGGCAAATTAATGGATAATGCGAAAGCGGAAGCTGAAAAGCTAGGGCTAGAAATTGGTAAACCGTTAACAGATGCTCAACGTGCAGCATTAAAATCCGATATTATCTGGTATGTAAAAACTAAACTGAATGGCCAGGAAGTATTGATTCCGCAAGTTTATTTATCTAAACAGACAATAGCTGATGCGGAAAAAGCTCAAGGTTCAGGCAGTGGCTCAATTGTGGCAGATAATACCAAAGTTCGTTCAGAGGATTTCTATAATGCCGGTCAAGTTTCTTCAAGTGAGAAAAATGATATAAAAGCTGAAAATAAAGTCATTAACCATGGCGGCAGCATTTCAGGTAAGAACAACCGTATAGAGGGTAAACGAGGCATTGATTCAACATCAAAAAGTTATATTGATGATAAGGGTAATCAAATAGCTGAGAAAAATGCACATATTGAAGCAGAAAAACATAACTCTTTAATTACAGATAAAGATGCAGATATTAATCTTAAAAATTCTGTAACCGAATCTAAAACGAGTTATGTTCATACCCGAGATCTCAACTTAAAAGATCAACATACGGTTAAATCTGAAAGCAAAACTGAAGATCTACATGCTAAAAGTGGTCGAGTAATCGGAGGTAAAAATACGACGACTAAAGAAGCTACTTCAGAAGGTGCGAGCTTTAAAGCCGGACACTCTCATCTTGCTGTTCACCGTAACTTCAACCAGGAAGGTAGCGATTATGAATCGGATAAAACAACCGGTGTTGTAAAAGGTAAATATGATACCAAAGCAGGTAAAAATATTAGCCATACCGAATCTGTTGAATCGACAATATCGCTTGGTAGTGATGTTTCCGGCGGATTTGGCGGATATTCTTTCAAAGCTGGTTATTCAGATGATGAAGGAACAACAGTAAAAACCGATACAAATAGTTCACAAAGTAATTTACAAGCTCAAGGCTCATTAACCTTTAAAACCGAGCGAAATAAACGTACTGAACTTACCCATCGTAATAGTACCTTTAAAGCCAATAAAGGTAAATTGAATGTGTTAGGTGAGGCTAATATTGGTGGGGTTGACATTAATGCCGATCCAAATGGTCCGGGAGAAGATAATGCTCAGGATCAAGCTAATGACAATACTGCACAAACTTCGCAGAATAGTGCTGCAAATCCAAATGCAACTGGAGGTACTGCGAAAAAAGTAGGTAAACCAAAATTACCGAGAAAACTCACTGAACAAGAAATCAATGAGAACTTTAAAGAGAAAGATGAATCGTTTTATGAAGAGGAAGCAAAAAAATCAGAAACAGATAATTCCGGTTTCCATTTAGTTGCGAAGAAAATCACTTCAGAAAAACAGAAGAATGAAATAGATGAAGAAAGTCAATCATCTTCATTATCTCTTCAGGTACAAGGTAATGTTGGATCAGGCGCTTTATCTGCTGCATCTAATGCAGTGAAGGGCATTCGTGAGCAAGATAATGGCAAATTGGCAAGCCCATCTAAAGCGTTACAACATGCAAGTGATGCTTTTAAAGCGGCTACCGGTCCATTAGTGAATGGCTCTGTAGGTGCTTCAGTACGTTCAGAATATAAAGAGTCACAAAGTAATACGAAAAGCGATAACCGAACTCGACTTGGCGGTAAAACAACACTTGTCGCTCAAGACGGTGATGTAGATTTAACTGCTGTAGATACGGATAGCAATTCAGACTTAACGACTAAAGCAAGCGGTTCAGTTAACTATAATGCAGGTAAAACTGAGACAACAAAAAGTTCTACACAGCGCAATGCAGGTGTTAGTGCAAGTGTAGGCGGTGCATGTACAGTTGCAGGTTGCTTTGCAAACGGTTCTCTTGGTGTAAGTGGCGGCTATAAATCATCAAATGAGTCATCTACAACATATCAAAACTCTAAATTCAGAGGTAAATCACATAAAGTTGAAGCTGGTGGTGATTTTAACTTGAATGGGGCGAATGTTGACGCAGACAAAGTTGATTTGAACGTACAAGGTAAAACTCGGGTAAATAGCTTGCAAGATACCAAAACTGAAAAACATCATTCTTTTGATGCTAACTTGAGTTTAACTGGTTCATTAAATTCAAATGGGTTTGAAAATCCGGGAATTCGAGCTGGTATTGGTGGAGGCTTCGGTAGTGAATCTAAAGCAAAAGTTGGTGAAAAATCAGGTATCTCTGCAAATCAATTATCCGGACAAATCAATGATTTAGAAACATCAGGTGGATATGTCGTTGATAAAACAAATAGTGGTGGTTTAACCGTAAATGGTGATATTACCAGTAAGACTTTAACTGACCACCATGATAAAGGAGGTTATACAGGTGGAGCAACGTTAGGCTTTAAAGACGATTATTCATTATCACAAGCGATCGTATCTGGCGGCCAAGAAGATCAAGTACACTATAAATCTGAACATGGCTCAGCGATATCAGGTATTACTCATCTTGGTAAAAAAGAAGGTAACATTACCGATTCTGTAGATAAAACAGAAAAAGTATTGCGTGATGATAAAATCCAAGGCGGTAAATTTGATTTTGATGTCCTCAAACTCAAAAAGGAGAGAGAGTCATTGACCAAAAAACCGAAAAAAGAAGAGTCAGAAACAGCAAATAGAAGTGCAGATAATTCGGCACGCCCTCGCTTAGAACGCTCAGCTAGTACGCCAACGCCTCAGGCAGAACGACCAACGTTAAATCGTTCGAATTCTGCAAGTGGTAATTTATCTTCGGATCGTACCGCTTCAAGAGGACAGGTGGAAAATGGAAGTAATCGACCGCAATTGAATCGCTCTCTTAGCACTCCTGAAAGAGGAAATGCAGATACAGCTTCAAGAGGACGCTCAAATTCTACAGGAGGTATTGCTTCTCCTAGAGAACAACGCTCTCCTCAAGCTCAGGCAAACAATAACGTTACGCCACCAAGAGGAAATGCCGTTCCGACACCAAGAGGTCGCTCAGATTCATTTGCAGGTACAGGCGGTGATCGCCCAACACCGAGAGCACGTTCAAATTCAGTTGGAAATGAACCATCTCAGCCGTTTGCGAAACCGACTCCGCAAGTGAATAATAATGCGGCGCCGACACCGGCTCCACGTGCACGTTCAAATTCATTTGCAGGTACGGACGGTGATCGCCCAACACCGAGAGCACGTTCAAATTCGGTCGGAAATGAAGCGTCTCAGCCGTTTGCGAAGCCGACTCCGCAAGTGAATAATAATGCGGCGCCGACACCGGCTCCACGTGCACGTTCAAATTCATTTGCAGGTACGGACGGTGATCGGAATGAAGCGTCTCAGCCGTTTGCGAAGCCGACTCCGCAAGTGAATAATAATGCGGCGCCGACACCGGCTCCACGTGCACGTTCAAATTCATTTGCTGGTACGGAAAGTGATCGTCCAACGCCGAGAGCACGTTCAAATTCGGTCGGAAATGAAGCGTCTCAGCCGTTTGCGAAGCTGACTCCGCAAGTGAATAATAATGCGGCACCGACACCGGCTCCACGTGCGCGTTCAAATTCATTTGCTGGTACGGAGAGTGATCGTCCAACGCCGAGAGCACGTTCAAATTCGGTCGGAAGTGAAGCGTCTCAGCCGTTTGCGAAGCCGACCCCACAGGTGAATAACAATGCGGCACCGACACCGGCTCCACGTGCAAGAGCAAACTCAGAAGGAGGTTTATCTATTGAACAACCACAACCTAGACCGAGAACGCATTCTATTAGCTAA
- a CDS encoding sulfate/molybdate ABC transporter ATP-binding protein — MAISVKQINKRFGQFQALNNIDFSIQNGELTALLGPSGCGKTTLLRIIAGLETATSGQILFDDCDVTQLSAKERDIGFVFQHYALFRHMTITDNIAFGLRMKPKQERLSEAEIQTKVKNLLELIQLEHIGGRYPDQLSGGQRQRVALARAIATEPKVLLLDEPFGALDAKVRKDLRRWLRDFHHEINLTSIFVTHDQDEALEVADKIILMNKGQIEQIGTPEQVYKQPRSAFVANFLGDVNILHGYILDSVLHIDTFKKPIEQCYAADDVVVYVRPHEIAISKTHKENSLKGVIARVHTAGPTVFLEVLHKNHEPIEISVSYAQFGQEQFAVGDEVYFQPLLINFFVQNELIEFMI, encoded by the coding sequence ATGGCAATTAGCGTTAAACAAATTAATAAGCGCTTTGGACAATTCCAAGCACTCAATAATATTGATTTTAGTATTCAAAATGGTGAATTGACCGCCTTACTCGGGCCATCCGGCTGCGGAAAAACCACGTTGTTACGCATTATTGCCGGGCTGGAAACCGCAACAAGCGGTCAAATTTTATTTGATGATTGCGATGTGACTCAGTTATCGGCGAAAGAACGGGATATCGGCTTTGTATTTCAACATTATGCCCTATTTCGCCATATGACGATTACCGACAATATTGCTTTCGGCTTACGAATGAAGCCAAAACAAGAACGTTTATCCGAAGCGGAAATTCAAACGAAAGTTAAAAATCTCTTGGAGCTGATTCAGCTGGAACATATCGGCGGACGCTATCCTGATCAGCTTTCTGGCGGTCAGCGTCAACGTGTTGCCTTGGCAAGAGCGATCGCAACCGAGCCGAAAGTGTTGCTGTTAGACGAACCGTTCGGCGCTTTAGATGCGAAAGTGCGTAAAGATTTGCGCCGTTGGTTGCGTGATTTTCATCATGAAATTAACCTCACCAGTATTTTTGTGACTCACGATCAAGATGAAGCATTGGAAGTTGCGGATAAAATCATTCTGATGAATAAAGGACAAATCGAGCAAATCGGTACACCGGAACAGGTTTATAAACAACCGAGAAGTGCATTTGTGGCAAATTTTTTGGGCGATGTGAATATTTTACACGGTTATATTTTAGACAGCGTATTACATATTGATACGTTTAAAAAGCCAATTGAACAATGTTATGCCGCTGATGATGTGGTGGTCTATGTTCGTCCGCACGAAATTGCCATTAGCAAAACGCATAAAGAAAATTCGCTAAAAGGCGTTATAGCTCGTGTACATACTGCCGGACCTACTGTCTTTTTAGAGGTGTTACATAAAAATCACGAACCGATAGAAATATCCGTCAGTTATGCTCAATTCGGGCAAGAACAATTTGCTGTGGGTGATGAAGTCTATTTCCAACCGTTACTAATCAATTTCTTTGTACAAAATGAATTGATTGAATTTATGATTTAA
- the cysT gene encoding sulfate ABC transporter permease subunit CysT, with protein MQQTRIIPGFNLSLGYTLTFLSLVVLIPLAGLFIFSAQISAEQFLKLITSRQLLLALGLSFKSAFSAALLNSFIGLLLAWVLVRYQFWGKRLMDTFIDMPFALPTAVAGIALTAIYSRNGIIGQFFETKIAYSSLGITLALLFVTLPFVVRTLQPVLEDLPKDVEEAASILGANAFQTFRYVIFPAILPAWITGFTLAFARGIGEYGSVVFISGNLPFRTEILPLVIMSKLDQYDYVGAATIGVLMLIISFLLIFVINLIQRYFAKRTAK; from the coding sequence ATGCAGCAAACTCGAATTATTCCTGGTTTTAATCTTTCGTTAGGCTATACACTCACATTTTTAAGCCTTGTGGTACTGATTCCGCTCGCCGGATTATTTATCTTCTCCGCCCAAATTTCTGCCGAGCAATTTCTCAAATTGATTACCAGCCGACAGTTATTATTGGCATTAGGCTTGTCTTTCAAAAGTGCCTTCAGTGCCGCATTACTAAATAGTTTTATCGGCTTATTGCTAGCGTGGGTGTTGGTGCGTTATCAGTTTTGGGGCAAACGTTTAATGGATACGTTTATTGATATGCCGTTTGCTTTACCAACCGCAGTAGCAGGTATTGCACTCACGGCAATTTATTCTCGTAACGGTATTATCGGGCAATTTTTTGAAACCAAAATCGCTTACAGTTCACTGGGCATTACATTAGCACTTTTATTTGTCACTTTACCCTTTGTGGTTCGCACGCTACAACCAGTGCTGGAAGACTTACCGAAGGATGTGGAAGAAGCAGCTTCGATTTTGGGAGCAAATGCTTTTCAGACTTTTCGTTACGTGATTTTTCCGGCAATTTTACCAGCTTGGATTACCGGTTTTACCCTCGCTTTTGCACGAGGCATCGGCGAATACGGTTCGGTCGTGTTTATTTCCGGTAATTTGCCGTTTAGAACCGAAATCCTACCGCTGGTGATTATGTCAAAACTCGATCAATACGATTATGTCGGCGCGGCAACCATTGGCGTATTAATGCTGATTATTTCGTTTTTACTGATTTTTGTGATCAACCTCATTCAGCGTTACTTCGCTAAGCGGACAGCAAAATAG
- a CDS encoding transferrin-binding protein-like solute binding protein translates to MKKHNIALTLLMVLGVAACGSSSGSSSSTTENKTTPTAVNLSTPAPAANTSRTPSASVTDEKPSTDSHSASDNVMAGSGFILPKPETGGNVQAVDLKGHSKGDFGWIQVEGKSIALIPNGLKTGHFESKAGNMIRNIDMQNYTAWGLVWDAGLEKQYLTTQGVNATTDIPKNGIYTYKGSAIQFSGTNNTIELNSATRISDAEFTADFDHKVFAGIIPQSDINNPIMLAAEITDNTFAGESNGIKTKGGFFGPQASEVIGDYISTGEKPVVGVFGAKKQDKR, encoded by the coding sequence ATGAAAAAGCATAACATTGCACTTACCCTATTAATGGTTCTAGGTGTGGCTGCTTGTGGGAGTAGCAGCGGAAGTTCAAGCTCTACAACAGAGAACAAAACAACCCCAACCGCAGTTAATTTGTCAACACCCGCACCTGCTGCAAATACTTCACGAACTCCTTCAGCTTCAGTTACTGATGAGAAACCATCAACTGATTCACATTCTGCTAGCGATAACGTAATGGCAGGAAGCGGTTTTATTTTACCTAAACCTGAAACAGGAGGTAATGTTCAGGCTGTAGATCTTAAAGGCCATAGTAAAGGTGATTTTGGCTGGATTCAAGTAGAAGGAAAAAGCATTGCTTTAATTCCAAATGGATTAAAAACAGGACACTTTGAATCTAAGGCTGGAAATATGATCCGAAATATAGATATGCAAAACTATACTGCATGGGGCCTAGTATGGGATGCAGGACTGGAAAAACAATACCTTACCACTCAAGGCGTAAATGCAACAACAGATATACCAAAAAACGGTATCTATACTTATAAAGGTTCGGCAATTCAATTCAGTGGTACAAATAACACTATTGAACTAAATTCTGCAACAAGAATTTCAGATGCTGAATTCACGGCTGACTTTGATCATAAAGTGTTTGCAGGCATTATCCCACAATCGGATATTAATAATCCAATTATGTTAGCTGCTGAAATTACTGACAATACATTTGCTGGTGAATCAAACGGTATTAAAACTAAAGGCGGTTTCTTTGGTCCTCAAGCAAGTGAAGTCATTGGCGATTACATAAGTACCGGAGAGAAGCCTGTCGTAGGTGTCTTCGGCGCTAAGAAACAAGATAAGCGATAA
- the cysW gene encoding sulfate ABC transporter permease subunit CysW, with the protein MQSLLKKRPLVERLLIGLAILLFVILLLLPLLVVISQGLAKGLDFFLASISEEDTLAALKLTLLATTIAVPLNIIFGIAAAWAVTKYQFRGRQLLLTLIDLPFSISPVVAGLIYVLLFGAQSWLYPHLQAVDFQIVYAIPGIILATLFVSVPFVARELIPIMEAQGTTEEEAAAVLGANGWQIFYHVTLPNIKWALLHGVVLCTARALGEFGAVSVVSGHIRGLTNTLPLQIEILYNEYNIVAAFSVAILLLGLSLILLFIRQWTEAKLAR; encoded by the coding sequence ATGCAAAGTTTACTCAAAAAACGACCGCTTGTTGAAAGACTATTAATCGGCTTAGCGATTCTGCTATTTGTGATTTTGCTACTTTTACCGTTATTGGTGGTAATTTCACAAGGGTTGGCAAAAGGCTTGGATTTTTTCCTTGCGTCAATCAGCGAGGAAGATACGCTTGCTGCGCTAAAACTAACCCTATTAGCCACAACAATTGCCGTGCCGCTGAATATCATTTTCGGGATTGCCGCAGCTTGGGCGGTCACGAAATATCAATTTAGAGGCAGACAGCTTTTGCTTACCTTAATTGATTTACCTTTTTCGATTTCACCGGTGGTGGCAGGCTTAATTTACGTGTTGTTATTCGGTGCACAAAGTTGGCTTTATCCACATTTACAAGCGGTCGATTTTCAAATTGTTTATGCGATTCCGGGGATTATTTTAGCTACCCTATTTGTTTCTGTGCCTTTTGTCGCACGAGAACTGATTCCGATTATGGAAGCACAAGGCACAACGGAAGAAGAAGCGGCAGCAGTATTGGGCGCAAACGGCTGGCAAATTTTCTACCACGTCACTTTACCGAATATCAAATGGGCATTATTACACGGCGTGGTACTCTGTACCGCTCGTGCGTTAGGCGAATTCGGGGCGGTTTCGGTAGTATCGGGACATATACGGGGATTAACTAACACCTTACCGCTGCAAATCGAGATTTTATACAACGAATACAACATTGTGGCGGCATTTTCAGTTGCGATTTTATTACTTGGTTTATCTTTAATTTTATTATTTATTCGTCAGTGGACAGAGGCGAAATTAGCACGATAG